From Oncorhynchus masou masou isolate Uvic2021 unplaced genomic scaffold, UVic_Omas_1.1 unplaced_scaffold_5632, whole genome shotgun sequence, the proteins below share one genomic window:
- the LOC135536142 gene encoding E3 ubiquitin-protein ligase TRIM47-like, giving the protein MAQQGDLLDQDQFCCSVCLDLLKEPVTIPCGHSYCRSCIEGCWDQDVLKGVYSCPQCRETFTPRPNLRKNNMLAELVEKLRKTGLQAAPPPALCYAGPGDVACDVCTGTRKQKALMSCLVCLASYCETHLQPHYESPALKKHKLVKATAQLQEKICSHHDKLLEVYCRTDQQCICYLCVMDEHKGHDTVSAAAERTEKQRQLGMSQQKVQQRFQEREKELKELQQAVESFKVSIVDQRRHTISFLSSSQREREGPLFNPTDPTVGNRLSGPLSENRLVHLTNWAASSHNHE; this is encoded by the exons ATGGCTCAACAGGGAGATTTGCTGGACCAGgaccagttctgttgttctgtctgtctggatctactgaaggagccggtcactattccctgtggacacagttactgtaggagctgtattgagggctgctgggatcaggatgttctgaaaggggtctatagctgtcctcagtgcagagagaccttcactccaaggcctaatctgaggaaaaataacatgttggctgagctggtggagaaactgaggaagacaggactccaggctgctccccctcctgctctgtgctatgctggacctggagatgtggcgtgtgatgtctgcactgggaccagaaagcagaaagccctcatgtcctgtctggtgtgtctggcctCTTACTGTGAGACTCACCTCCAACCTCACTATGAATCTCCTGCTTTGAAGAAGCACAAGCTGGTCAAAGCCACCGCACAACTACAGGAGAAGATCTGCTCTCATCATGACAAACTGCTGGAGGTTTACTGTCGTACCGATCAGCAGtgtatctgttatctgtgtgtgatggatgaacataaaggccatgatacagtgtcagctgcagcagagaggactgAGAAACAG AGGCAGCTGGGGATGAGTCAGCAGAAGGTCCAGCAGAgattccaggagagagagaaggagctgaaggagctccaacaggctgtggagtctttcaaggtgagtattgttgaccagaggagacacaccatttcatttctctcctccagtcagagagagagagaggggcccctATTCAATCCCACTGACCCCACTGTTGGGAACAGGCTGTCTGGACCCCTTTCAGAGAATAGACTGGTTCATTTAACCAACTGGGCTGCCTCATCACATAACCATGAGTAA